A segment of the Daphnia pulex isolate KAP4 chromosome 10, ASM2113471v1 genome:
aaaattaaattgtcaAAATGTACGTTCTTGCAAACGTCAGTTAAATACCTGGGACATATAATCTCAGAAAAAGGAATCTCTCCCGATCCCATGAATATAAAAGCAATCGAAAATTACCCAACTCCCAAAACAGTTAGCcaattaaaaagttttctgGGTCTAGCCGGATATTATAggaaatttattaaaaattttgctgATAGAGCCCATGCACTAACAATtttgacaaagaaaaataacccatggaaatggaaagaagaagaagaagaagctttccaatttttaaagaagTGTCTGATCCATCCACCAATCCTACGCTATCCGAACTTTTCGCGAGAGTTTCTTATTCATACAGATGCGTCTGGATATGGTGTAGGATCAGTTTTAAGCCAAAAACATATAGAAGatggcgaagaaaaagaagtcgtcATCGCTTACGCTTCCCGACATCTAAATGATGTTGAGAAAAACTGGAGTACCATTGAGAAAGAAGCGTACGCAATAGTGCATGCGGTGAAACAATTTTACCCGTACCTATACGGAAGGAAATTTCAAGTATTAAGTGATCACAAACCATTGAGAGAATTATTAAGGAAGAAAGATACTTCAGCAAAACTAGCTAGATGGGCTTTATGCCTGCAAGATTATGATATTGATATCGAATATCGATctggaaaaacaaaccaaaatgcAGACTGCCTCAGTAGAATTCCAGAACCAGATAGCAATAAAGAGGCGCAACCTGAGCAAACGCCAGTGATAAATGCGCTGACAACCATAAACTTCGCagaggaacaagaaaaagataaatactGCAGGCGCGCGCgcgaaaaatataagaagatgttgaaaataagagaagaattAATTAATGAATCAGAAACAGAAGATGATAGTATGTCGATTAGGGATAATGCAATCGACGACAGCCCCCAAGACAGTGATCAAGGATATCTTACAGATGAAGACAACGTATAcaacgatgaagaagaagtagtTGAGCTAGAAAATGGCCTACTAGGTACATCTGCAGGAAGAATCCTGGTCCCGGAATccttaaaagagaaaatttttaaaagattccATGACAGTCCATACGCAGGACACCTGGGAATAAAGAAGACGACAGCAAGGATTCAACGAAGATTTAAATGGcacaaaatgggaaaagataTCAAAGAATATGTTAAAGGATGCGAAATTTGCGCTAAACGGAAAGCAGTAGGAGCAAATAAGGCACCACTAAACCCGATTCCTCCCCCAAAAGATGTATGGCAGACAATGGCCATGGACATCATGGGACCGTTAGTAGAAtcaggaagagaaagaaaccaATATATTCTAGTAATGGGAGAATATCTGACACGGTACATTATCACAGCACCGATGCCAGATCAAACAGCAGAGACAGTAGCAAGAACgtttgtaaataatgtagtATTAATTCATGGAGTACCAGAAACGGTATTAACCGACCAAGGTACGAATTTCCAATCAGAGCTTATGAATATTATGTATAAACAATATGGAATCACTCGACTAAAAACAACCGCTTATAGACCCCAATGCGATGGGATGGTTGAGAGAGTGAACAGAACATTAGCGGATATAATAGCCAGTTACGTATCGAAGGAGCCAACCACATGGTCCGATTTTTTACCATCAGCGACATTTGCATATAACACAGCAGTCCACTCAAGTACAGGATACACCCCCTTCTATCTCATGTATGGCAGAGAAGCAACCGAGCCCCAAGATATGATTAAACCAGTCCGAAACCGGAACATGACTGATGTAAATATGATCTTCTCACAAATGTGGTACGATGCACTCGATATCACTAAAGAAAAGCTAGAGGAAGCTAAGGAAAAGCAAAAAGCCTACTACGACAGAAATACGAAGAGAATAGAATTTAAAATAGGAGACAAAATCCTATTAAAAGAAATGGCCAATACGCCAGGAAAATTCAACATGAGATGGGAAGGCCCCTACActgtgaaagaaagaaaagggaatgtTAACTATAAAATATACGCAGACAACgggaaaaagatgatgatagTACATGCGGATAGgatgaaacattttcacaaaAGAAAGTCACCGGAAGAAACGGCAGAAGAGAtaacacaaaacaaatcgATAGCAGAAAAGCCAGAAGAAGTAAAacaagacgaaaagaaaagaaaaacaagtgaaaatcCCATTAAAGAGCCTAACCTGTCAGAGGAGCCCAGATActctttaagaaaaacaatccgCATGCCAGATCGTTTCAGACCAAACTAATCAAGAAATCATTACAGATggcaaaattcatttcaatcatcatcctgatcatcatcatcgtctacATCATCCCATCTTCGTCTTTAAATATCACAGTATGCGACTGCAAGAAACCAAAATTCATTGGAATAATGGACACCGAAAAACCTGAATATTGtcgaaataagaagaaagacgACCCAATCCTAGCAGATTATCAATTCTTCGTAAAAGAAGAGCCACACATGACATGGGAAGGGTACGTCTGTAAAGCATGgctaaagagaaaaacggtCGACGGATTCTTTTTCGGAGATTTTGATACTGTATTTTCCTCAAAAATACAGCATCTCTCCGAAAATGAGTGTTGGCGAATGAAACAAACTAAACGATgcggagaaaatgaaatgattggagacgaaaatcaattttcattcacGTCAAGCCCAAACGGAGAAGGCGTTTGGATGCAAAAAGTATCTTTCACATCCAATAATTGTATGATACAAAAGATatcattgaaaaaagattgtgCAACTTGCCCAACTACATCTCCATTcggaattttaaatgaaaaacctAGAGAAACTTTTGTGTACCATCaggactcagtcattgtatggatacaaccaaaaagaaatctagaagaagaatgtaagattaaaataaaaagaaaaagcacagGCACGATCACAAAAATAGACGACAACACTTATAAATTAGTAGATGCCCCAGGACAATTAGACTACATTTATACGGCGGAAACGCAAAACATCTGCGACTTCACCCTCCACAAACTAAAAAACGTTGATGGTGCATATCTCCAAGTACAAAACAAGAATTGGTCCCACATTTATAACgtagaaacaaaatattgcTTGAACCCTCAAATTAGAACACCATCAAAGTGCAGTAACTTGACCGGAggagaatttaaaattgtagataacaaattaaatatAGTACCCAAAGACAAATCAGATAAAAAGATATGCATCGCAATGTCACCATTCTTTCATCACATGGATGAATGTAGTAATTTGTACTCACTGAAATGGGACCCAGACTCATTAGAAATCACTGGAAACACAAGATGCCTACAAATGAACGATAATTCGAGTGTATTTATGAACATTTGTTCCGGAGAAAATCACCAGAAATGGATATTCGGAATACcggaaataaatataacagAAAATGTGGACACAAAAGAATCCCTTCTGCTGCAACACCACCAATACGTAGAAGACCAATCAGTGACAAATGAGAATATTATCGAAAACGAATTAAAACGCATCTACTGCAGTAACCTACAGATGGCACGTCAAGCGACATCTCTCATATCAGAATCAAGTGGATTACTAGCAGCAAGAGCTAATAACCTACCGGTGTGCCATAGATTGAAACCTATGGGTGAAGCGTTTATCGTACAAAAGTGCAGTGCAATAAATATCACGATAGGAGCAAAACAAACGGCCTGTGGATATGAACCATTTTACGATAATCAAACAATCGGAAAAGACGGATTCTCATTACACCCATTTTCCGAATGCTTTTGGGAAGATGGAATCGTAAACTTTAATGGAAAAACATTTATGTGGAAGAAAGAATTAAATGACTGGGCATATGTGCACCCAAATATCCACCAATCAACCCTCCGACTAACAGCAAAGTTCACCGAATTAAACGATAATGAAGCAAATTATCAGCTAAATCATCACGAATTTTACCAGAAACAAGAATACGAAAGAATTAACTCAATTAACGATTTAATCACTCAAATTCAAGTTACAGATGCCAGTCCATCTGTAACGATGAAAGAAGAGGCAGAATCTAAATTCGGGAAATTTGAGTTATGGCACCGTATCCGAAAAGGACTGATAGCAGTCATTTCGATACTGTTCTTTATTATTCTCTGCATGCTAACAATAATTGTTTTCATAAAAGTTCGGACCCTAAGATCAAAACAACGTTTCGAACGGTACGCAGAGCAACTGcaggaaaacagaaaactgTTACGTGCCGAAAGCCTGGAGCAGAACCGAGCAGAGACCAACAACGACGAAagtcttgtttaaaaaaaaagaagatatagCCAAACGGACAcgcaaaaaccaaaattttacagacCCCCAGCGCACCGGCCTTTCCCCCCCAtaaccaaaaattttttaacctttAACCCCCCGCGgaccaccaaaaaaaaagggggctaCCACCCAAGCAATTAAGATCTCTATATAAGAATACGAAGAGTTAACGGAGAATTATCAGTCTCCATCATGCAAGCAAGCTCGTCACTCGGCAAAAATATGGAAGTGCTCCTccaaaacaaagtaaaaaacccAACAGAAGAAATAGACAAACTAGTAGAACAAGTATTATCTAACAAGCAAGCTCCGGTGagaatcaaaagaatcaaTATGACATATAGTCGAATCGCAAGTACAGCAAGCTGGTTTGGAACGAGAGGGAAATCTGTCAACCTCCTCGTTCAACGCGTAAAAGTCGAGAAAAACGTCAATATTGTCAACCGTCGAAACGAGACACCATTGATAATTGCAAGCCAATTGGGAGCCTACGGCTTCGCAAGTTTAATACTTACCCAAAAGCCGTTAATTAACACACAAGACGAAAAAGGCTACACAGCACTCCATTACGCCATCGAAGCAAACGCGCTTAAACTAGTGCaggaattattaaaaaacaatgcaGACGTGAACGCACagacaaaagaaggaaacacgCCAATGCATAATGCAGTACAATTAAACAACCTAGAAATTGGAAGGGCAATAAGGAAAAGTCGATATTTCAATCAGACGATATTAAACAATGAAGGAGACAGTGCACTTATATCAGCAGTCaaacaaagtaaaataaaaatgttgactgTCCTACTGAAATCACCAGACGACTACAATAAACAAGACAAAGAAGGGAAAACACCATTGCATTATGCATGCATAAGTGCTAGCCCTTGCATTCTACACAGACTTCAAGACAAAAGCCTAGGATCCATCAAAGATATTTATGGCGACATACCATTGACAATCGCCATAAAATACAACAACGAAAGAGCGGTAGACATGCTGTGGCACAGCGTTCATTTCAATACATCAGCAAAAGATCTTCAACTAAATACGCTACTCCACATGGCCTGCCGCCACGAAAATGTACCACTTCTAGAAATGATTTTCTCGTGCACAAAAGACTTCGACGAAAGAAATATGTATAACGAGACACCTCTTCACATCGCAAGCTCTGTCAACAACCTTACGGCAATTAAAATGCTAAAGGAAAAATACGTGGACAGAAACGCCCTCGATGTGAGAGGACAAACGCCGCTGATAATAACGGCAAGTTTTAATTACACGGAAGCATCAAAGGAACTGTTCAACGACACAAACACGGCAGTcgaacatatttttttaaatgatgacATCCATTCAACTGAGGTGATCATCGTGAATGGCGAGACTGTCAACATAAAAACGTGTATTCTTCTGGACGCCGCTGACGAAAAGGGAAACACGGCATTGCATTATTGTTCCCTTTTTGGAAATAAAGAGCTGGCCAGTTTCCTCATCCACAAAGGCGCAAGAATAACAGTACTAAACTACGAACAAGACTCCCCAGTGACCATTCTAGCTAAACTACCATCTGGATACGATTGCCCCATATATACAGAGGTATATGCACCCCAGCAGGAAATGCCGTGGAATGCAGCAGAATTGGACACTCAACAATTATTCCCAGATGAAGGACAAAGTGACCTAGAAACTGACCTAATGTTTATTGCGCCTGAAAAGATTAGTATTTTGGTTCATAGAGGGCACCAACAAAAGCCGACCAGCCCTGCAATTGGCTGTTAAGAATTTTGACTTTTGCTCTAAGCTCCACCTCCTGTCCGGAAACTGGCTTCATtcgagatagccgattccaaccataagttcccccaacatactaatacaccatggtTGAAGTTTGAAGTTGAGAGTCTGCACTTCACGGACTCAGCActcagcagacgacaaaatattttttgagaAACATGTAGAGTTTCCAATTTCGTCTGCTACAGCCTCGACGTAGCAGACGTCCCGATTTTTTGgatatttgtgtttttctggTTTGTTTTCAACAGTAGTCTTGGATTTATCTCGTTTGCGAGCGAATCTGGACTCTGcagaatatctttttttctataattatcaacttctttttctatctttttctcgtttgttccTTCGATCCACTGTCTGTGAATAATATTCCCCCCCCTTCCAGCTGATCTGTCAGTGGCCTGACTgatcagtttttcttttcttctctctctctatcacACCTTTCTGCTGCCTTCTTATTAGCATATATCAGTTGGcttaattgtgttttttgtttctctccctATTAGTAGACTCTCTTGTGCTCGTTCATCAGTTATAAAGGAAAATAGTGTTATAACCCTGTTTCAATCGTAAGTTGCGAAGttctattttcaaattttttataaacagGAAGTGTGTGGTGAAATTCCACCCCGTCCGGTCTGGTTCTAAGCATAACTGGAAAAGGCTTGGTCAACTAGTTTATTGTTCTAAAGAGCTAAGATCTCCGGTGATCTTGCTCCTCCTCCCTGAGCGAGTGGCAAGGCCAGCTTCTCAGTCCGTTCTCGTGTCGTGGGCTTCTGAGGAAGCGCCGGAAACCTTCTGGTGGAGACCTTGGGGGGATTGAGTACTGGTCACTCTGCTCACGCTTGGGTTGAGGGGTAAGTGAACTGGGGATAGTTTTAATCTCTTCGACGCTGTACTCGTCTTGCCTGTCCTTCCCAGTCGTAGAGGATCGtccatctctttctttctttctttctcgctACTTGATTCCCTTTTTATAAGGACCCGGATCTTAACTGCTAATCACTAACCTTCTCCACTTCCCTCAGATTGAtgggagatgatgatgatccagGCGGAGATGCCTCCGTCTGGGGTCCTACTTTCCTAGCACTCAATAACACCACCCCGTCTCAAAGTCAATCTACCTCCTGCAAATCTTGCACTCTTCCGTTTGTCCTGATAGATTCTAGATACAAATATTGCGTGGATTGTAAAGCCACAATGTTGTCCAGACCGAAAGCGTCCGCGACAAAGAGAGATAGCTCTGCAGCTCTGTTTTTAAGATACTAATTTGCCCAAACAGCAAAAAGATGATAAAGATGATAACTTCCCCTTCCAATTTGACAAAGCTTTCGGAATGGACGTCGATTTATTCCTTGATCTAACCTCAGCAGAGCAAACGCTCAaattgaaatccttttttgccaaattagaagaagaagcagtcTGTGTCAAATCAGAAAAGACTTTAATGACAAGGAAAATCGTGAAGCTTGAAAAAGTAATCGAAAATAGAGCCACTCTCCAAAGCGAATTAAACCTAGCCAAAAAAGATCTTTTAACTGCCAAACTATCTCTAGCTGACAAAGACATCCGGCTTTTTGAGCTGCAATCGTCTGTCAAATCAGCTATGACTCCGTCTTTGATCCCACCCCATTCAGCTTCAAACCCTCCAACTAGCAATCCCTCGGCTCCGAAAGATACCCGCCTGTATGCGGAGGTACCTAAAAAACCAGTTTTGATCGCTCATATAGGAGGTAGCAACCGTCTGCCGATGAACGAAATTTCAAACGACAAAATCGACAATTTATTTGATCTTGATGGTGACGGTCCTGTTGTccaaaacataaagaaaatcgatggacgagtaattttgtcttttttagaCGTGGCCTCTCGCGACAAAGCCCAAGATCTCTTCAATAATAACTCAGCCCAAAACGTGTTTCGTTCTGTATCGGTCCCTCAAAAACAGTATCCTGCTC
Coding sequences within it:
- the LOC124206039 gene encoding putative ankyrin repeat protein RF_0381 produces the protein MTYSRIASTASWFGTRGKSVNLLVQRVKVEKNVNIVNRRNETPLIIASQLGAYGFASLILTQKPLINTQDEKGYTALHYAIEANALKLVQELLKNNADVNAQTKEGNTPMHNAVQLNNLEIGRAIRKSRYFNQTILNNEGDSALISAVKQSKIKMLTVLLKSPDDYNKQDKEGKTPLHYACISASPCILHRLQDKSLGSIKDIYGDIPLTIAIKYNNERAVDMLWHSVHFNTSAKDLQLNTLLHMACRHENVPLLEMIFSCTKDFDERNMYNETPLHIASSVNNLTAIKMLKEKYVDRNALDVRGQTPLIITASFNYTEASKELFNDTNTAVEHIFLNDDIHSTEVIIVNGETVNIKTCILLDAADEKGNTALHYCSLFGNKELASFLIHKGARITVLNYEQDSPVTILAKLPSGYDCPIYTEVYAPQQEMPWNAAELDTQQLFPDEGQSDLETDLMFIAPEKISILVHRGHQQKPTSPAIGC